TTTAAAAATCATAGCATGGGAATTTTTTTCtggagaaacaaaaagaaaagactgCTTTTTGTGGAAAAAGAGGTCTGCTTTTACGTACCAAACTAATGCCCATGtctgattttcttctttttacatGATCTCTTGTGCTCCACTTTTCTAAGCTACTGTTTGGTTGCGGAGAAAACGGAGGAAATtaagtttagaaataaattttgaatgttATGGTTTCTGTAGGTTTCCCTGGTATTATatattacacagatgagataaaGCCACATTCTTCCTAGGCATAACTGGGTTTGGGATTTAGTTTCAATGGGATTCTGAGTAgcggaaattttattttattttattccaacCAATGAGAGGCTAAACAATTATCCCACGTTTGCTTTTTACTTCTTTTCTCTCCCCTAAAAATTATGCAGAAACCAAATACAAATATGGTAATCCATTAAATTTCAAAGTCGTTTGAGCTTGTCTCTTGCtttattctttttctgttttcacTTGGCTGTTGTCTGATGCAGGCCCGGGGTTGGTTTCGATTGAATTTAAGTGTAATTGAAATGGAAGGTGATATATCTTCAGGCATAGGAAATGGAACCCAAGTAGATAGCAAGGTTTTGCAGGCATTTCAGAAGAACTTTGTGCAAGTCCAGGACATTTTGGACCAGAACAGGTTGCTAATCAATGAAATCAACCAAAACCATGAGTCAAAGATCCCTGATAACTTGAGCCGAAACGTGGGCTTGATTAGAGAGCTAAATAACAATATCAGAAGGGTTGTGGATCTCTATGCCGATCTTTCGAGCTCTTTTACCAAGTCAGTTGATGCTTCATCAGAAGGAGAATCAGGTGGGAGCTTTAAATCCAATGGCAAAGCCAGTCAGAAGAGAATTAGGTCCGGATAATTGTTTTTGTTGAGCTTTGTATCAGTGCTTCACGCTTTCATTGTGGAACAAGAATGAGTATTTCAGTACCAGAAGGAAAGGATATgatgaacttatcaaaaaaaaaggaaaaggatatGATGAGATTGTCTTACTCTTCTATGGTTCTATGtgatttaaaatgtgtttgagaCTTTTTGCTTCAGTTTAATTCTCAcaattttctttgaaattacATTTTCTGTAGTTTTGATAGAAGGATCACTTCAATAAGAACGTGCCAAATTTGCAACTAATATTCTATGTAACATCTTTAATTCATTGGATTAAACCAGTATTCTGTTATTAAATCTTCAAGTTTGGTGCCTATACTGAATCACTGATTGTTTGGGTATGATATGCTGGGtagttttaatatttctttcttcacTTGCTCCATTTTTTAGTTGTTTATTGTTAGGTTAATTGGATCTGTACCGTGTGACATCAATCATTGATCAGTAGAACCTAGTTTGATTGCTAAAAAGTGGCTAATTTTGGGGCATAAAGCTTCCACTTATCTTTTAGATTATCTGAATGAATGGCTGCCTTCTGATTTTGGTATTAgtaaattgttttcatcatcattttctgaTCCAATCTGTTTCTGATGGAGACTTTGAATGGCCCACTTTATTCTTTTCCCATGTTTGTCAAAAGGAACTCCTTGTAGTACCCTTACCTGGTTGAGGATTGTGGTGGAGGGTTGGTATATACTTTTACTTTTACCCCCCAAAATGGCAAGATCTCAGTAATTAGTACTAATAGCATGCAATTCTGCAGTGATGCTgagaatttttagattttgggtTTAAGAGGCAATTGAAGAAAGAAATTTGGATGATATGTATTTGTTTGTATCCAAATGTCTTTAGTTTGGAATCTCATGTAGTGGATTGGTATTTTCTTGACTAATATTTTGTCCTACTTAATGGCATTTTCTTGGGATATTCTTAATCTGAAAACGATGGATTAAGGGATTGAAATATTACAAAGGAAAGTGGTAGCTTGGTTAGTTTAAAAGAAAGCAAGGCCGAGTGATTTTTTGAAGAGATTGAATTGGTAGAACTTGCTTGTCTTTTATTTAGATTCTTTGCTTCCTTCATACACACTGATTTGacatcctcccaagtttttaatgTTGTGGAAATGCCTTTAACATTGCATTTTCTCCCCCATCACGCTTATCTCCACACAGAATTTGATTCTGCTTTTTGTTGGTGGACCTAGAAACTTCAAATCACTCCCcttcctgattttttttttttttttcttttaaacattttatttgcTTTGAGATATGGTTGAGCGACCCATGTGCGTGATTGCTTTCCGTGTGTACTGGCCTTTCTTATTCAGAATTTGAccataagaaattatatttgctaTATTTAGGTCTGCAACTTCTgtacattttatttgaaaacaatagtTAAATTagagatctatatgaaaaaaatatttttttaatggtgaatctcatttttttcaatagaAGCATACGAAACTTGTATATCCTTAAACTGTATATAGCTTTACTCTTTGACCACCTGGTTCTCTTTCCACAATTAGTATAGCTTAAGTGGAATGAGTAATGTAAATCAAATGGAAACAGGTGGTTTATGCATTGTGCTTGGATGTATCCATGTTTTATGATAGAagttgttttattaaaataaagtttaaaattacgTAGATGTCCCGATATTGAAATgcaaatatctaccaattcaacTATGCAATTAGTTAATAATaaagcaataacataaaataaataaattgtataacaTCAAGATTGGTAACGAAATGAAACTCTTCAAATAATTCTCTAAAGGTAAAacctcaattttattatttgaaaattagttaCTAGCAAGtttcaattataaaatctttgtcaattgacactcttactttACCAAATAAATGACTCGTTTGTCTCTACTGCAATAGCAACTAGAAcctctgacgatcttcaaaCATTAACTTTTCTCTTAGAATTACAGTGGCTGAATTATGATCACACTATCTTAATCTTAGATCAACAATTacactctttgagagaaacaatatgaaaaattttcaaagaattttcttaccaaaatatgcactggaaAGCATGGTTGTACAGGAACCGGCTGGATCAACTGTCTCTGACACGGATCGATAGTCTGATTCAGGAACCAGCCGAAACCGGTGAAGAACCGGTTGGCGGGTAAGAGGATTTGAGGGAAAACCGACGTCGGCGATCAGGCGTCGGTTTGAACCCATAGGAAACCGTTGAACTGGCCGatcctttcttttttaaaaatatatgtatataaaacggCGTTGTTTCACTTAAATTAGTAAAACGGTGTATTTTTTCCAAgtggaagttaaaaaaaaatatatagaacaaCGTTTATCTTTAAACCAAACGGCACCATTTTGAATTAGGTTTCATTAACCCCCCCTCTCCTTCTTATTTCtcgcatcttcttcttcctttgcaACCCTAAACCCTAAGCTTCTACTCTCACTCGACAATGGACACGGCATCCCTCCTCCGTCACAAAGATGTCGATGGCAGACCAAAGAACCGAACTGCACCGCGTCGAGGCTGATAGTATTGGTTTTCTCTCCCCCAATCAAATGGTTTCGGCCGGTGTTGAACTTTCATGGCAGACGTCAATGGGGTCTCGGTTTGGAGCCGAAACCGATGCTGAAACCATCGGTGTACACCCCTATTGGAAAGTGCTCTATAAAATATCCAGAACTGAATCTTTACCCATCATAACCAATAGGGTccattaaataaacaatctaaaaGCAGTTTAAACTGCAGTAAAATTTTACTGACGAAGCGACTTTGTCGCGAGGAACTCTTTTGACAGGGTGTTGACACCTGACACAATCTTCTCAGCATTAATAGTTTCCCATTCAAACTCTTATTTGGATAAttattgtggcgcccccaatcccccttatataaatacacagggatcgagacgccaggatggtgacaacacggttacacatcccaacgaagtgccagtgtgtgtacatgcaacagtgtacaaataaaataacgcagcggatagtcaactaagtaccaaaatttatttacaatcaaacatcagtaaaaatttaaatagcagttatacagtcatccataaaaatataatacaatagttttcaaataaacaaacgagtgatcccagatcactcctcaggcggagccgtctcctcaggctcgccctccttctcctcatctgcatcaaaatctgcgttaccacaaaatggtatcgcatgTAAGTATGACatcaaataacaacgtaatataaaatgcattaaatgcaactaacatgcatgcacatgatgaaatatgcatttttccacaaaacatcatttttcccgaaaatgataattttccaacacacgccaaaatcccattttggcccaaaatatccgtaaaacattttcccagaaaatgatttacccagaaatccaactcgcactatttttccagaaaatagtgaaataatttcaaatgcaccatgcattatttccatatgcaccatggcctcccctatggaccatccgcacgtcttgacttcgtagcggtgctcagttccgcacccagcgcgtacatggccaagcacccacactacgcaacgagcgatgcccagttccgcgcccagcgcgtacgtggccagacatcctctagtccccgccagcagaaggaccacggagtcgacacgagaccatctcgtccgatccaaTTGTCGTTcggcgacaatccaggagacgttacttagtatattccgctcccgagtaaccagaggagctccaccgagttaatgccccatctcggcttggggtcgtgatacacacgcaccaaaaatccattctcacatgaaaatccagttttcataaacacatgaacatgaatgcaatacacgaaaacccagttttcttttacaaacatgatcatgcatgaaataatgaaatgcacatgaaccaacacaatatccaaaccaacaattaccaatccaatcaaattcaaccaaacaactccaatcacaaatccatccgaccctcgaactcctcggactcagtccggcatgccaaaaaatacagtgaaatgggttagtgcagaaatacatttaaattacgaaagttctttggagaaatacttacagtgcaatataacaatttccaaaggatcacgaagttgaaaaaggcgacgtttgagcaacaccacagtgtaaaatacactgtggccgtgggtcacaaataccaactttcaaacggaggcaaacgaagacccaagattgatagggtagggcctagggaggtcggtgaagctagtggtggtggtggtttgccgtgggtggcggcgaaatgggcggtagaagaccaaaaacacccaatcggaaatgtggatggtggagcttcaccggtggcggatcggaggtgggaTTGGGTCCAATGGATTGCcaagaggtcgatgatgatgtggtaagaagatggtggccaatggtggtgtgatggcggcgcagcggcggaaagagtgtcgcggcttcaatgggctcgtggtggctaacggcggcgcgaatggagctggaaacggaggtgtggcgtcgccggtggctgggggagctggggagccgggcggtgtcgaccaccgcaggcgcacggcggcgggctggggagaggaagaacggacggagagagagggagggagagggagttgggTCCGCGCGCGgggaggagaaataaggaggaaagaaaagaaaaaaagaaaaaaaaaaaaaagaaaatgagaggaaagaaaaatagagggaaaagaaatgaggtccaatcctcataacttgggtcacaaaaatgatccaacggaaacgatttcaaaacctcaagttaaataaaataatttaaacgtaatggtaaagtcaaattgaaataattaaatcccacagtaattaattaaatatgaaaaacaatttaaatgcacaacaataaataaatattaagaaagcacataaaaattaattttcaccaattaaaatcatagaaataaactcattaaaaatccaatcaattttaaaatacgagaataaaatttaaataaataaaaataatcatttagtaaaaatacactaaaatgcaggGTGTTACAATTATAGAACCATTGGAACTCGATTTTCACATtcttgacttatctaaaacacttcCTAATAActtatagataaatttaaaatatttatagataaagtcaaagtattttacattcgtccaaattacaaaataaaaaataagataaaatttatcatcttaGTCAATTAATCTTATCCGAACTTATCAACTTAAGTCACCTAGTATAACTAGACTTTTGTATCTACaaagttaaatataaaattagttcCCATAGTTTGTCTTAAAATCAAATTCGCGTGATTTTTAATGCTTGTCTCTTTATTCCTTGTGATTCTAAGATCGATCAAATTGATCCATTTGTCAGACATTTGTTAATAAACtattaataaactattacatACAATAACATAACATGCCACATGaaagaaaatttagaaatatattttgaaagttaaaaacacattaaaacaattaaaaaaaaagaaaaagaaaaagaaaaaatgtcataaaaacttataacttgaaaaaataaaaataaatatgaacgatttaaaaatattaaataaaaaacggATGGGAAAGAGATAAAGGAAACCCGAGTGGGAGGTGATCGGGTAGAGAGAAAATGCTGTATTATTTGAGACTCGATGACTATTGAGCAAGATTTGcgttttaatttctaaaataagtatttggattttttattaaCCGAAATTGATTTTTGTTGACATATTTTTCAACAAATCCAACATTAAGGGTAGTTTGAATACAAAAATCATCTAATTTCATTAAACTcatataaaactatctcatctcatctcactatctaaataagttctaaaccattaaaattatttacaaaattcgtttttaaagcaaaacaaacaaagcctaaCATTGAAATGCAGTTCAACTCGACGGATCGCAGAAGCACGAAGGTTTGATGAATTGTCGGCTTAATGAGTATGCTTTGGTTAATGTAATCTCtgaagtttgaaaatttgttgGGGTGCTAGAGAATGGGGAAAAGAGATAAATCTTTTTAATTCGCCACTTGCTCTTCCAacaatagtatatatagtatagcaATAGCATCACGTGTGCTTAAATCCGTTTTACTTCACAACTTTGCGACAAAATTAGTAAGCAAAGATCGTTTTATTTGGAAAGAATTAAGATATTGGAAGTGACAGAAATCTGGGGAATCTCAACTCTTGTTGATAAGGATGGGAAAGAAGATGTAGTTTCAAATCGTGACCACACGAAGTGCTGGAATCCGACAAGAAATGTAACTCTTGTTTCCGGACACACTTTTTCTTCCATGTTTCTTTTCCCTTCTACACTGTTGATTATTGGAAGAGCATGTGGGTGTCTCCATCCAAAGTTCATCATCCACATTTCTGAGAAAATGCTGGAAATTCTGGGGACGTTAATCTTACCCACATTGGAGCTACTTCTTATCACTACTCAATGTTAGTTATTTACGATTAAAATTTTCAGGAACCAAGTATTGTATAAATCATcgcaaaagaagaagaagaaggagaagaagaagcagcagcagaagaaagaaagaaagcatcaGAATTCAGACATGATTATAGTtgcaacttatatatatatatatatatacacaacttATAGTTGCAAGAGATTACCTCTCGAGTCTCGTGCTTTCGTTTTTAGGACTGTCATGTGATGATGATAAAGAACGTAAAGAAACTCGATAACAAGATCATGATTCATGATTTCTCAGACACAAGAGGGACGCATTTAagtttaaataagaaaaagaaatggttgaCGTAGCCTGCTAGATCTTGTGCGGTGGGCTTTGACAGCTACTTGAAACCAGAAATTTAGCACAAGTCCTTGTGGTGTTTTCTGAATCGTCACTCTTACCTATCGTGAATGAATAGGTAAGCAGCTCTGTTCAAAACAAACTCGCTTTTACACCCTTTTATTCTCATCACATGCATACCACTCCACGAGAGCATTACCAGAGAAGTCAAAATAAACGAGTGGCACCTCTTTGTACGTTGTTTGGGTGTGATTACTGAAGCTTCTGGTCTGCTTTCTCTATCAATTTAGCCAAACGATTTTGCCAATCTGAAACCTTCTCGTCTCCATTGACCACCTATTGCCACAAGAATCAGAGAACAGTACTTGAAAACTAAGTTAAAGAGAAATGACCAAGAAAATGATATGCTTAAAATAAACCAATATGGGGTTGTTTAGAAATGGGTCAATCTCGTATTCTGCAGTTCATATATCTTGTTTTATATGCCAACTTGGTGgtggttttttttattccatGGCAATGactccattttttttgtttctcagTGTACTTCTAAAGTTAGCGTGCGTTAGGCAGGAACCTAGGACGAAACTGTTGGTTCACTTCATGCAACATGGTAGGCAGGATTAATTCAACTAGTTCATATGCCAAAAGAAAAT
Above is a genomic segment from Juglans microcarpa x Juglans regia isolate MS1-56 chromosome 1D, Jm3101_v1.0, whole genome shotgun sequence containing:
- the LOC121261881 gene encoding protein ELF4-LIKE 4, with protein sequence MEGDISSGIGNGTQVDSKVLQAFQKNFVQVQDILDQNRLLINEINQNHESKIPDNLSRNVGLIRELNNNIRRVVDLYADLSSSFTKSVDASSEGESGGSFKSNGKASQKRIRSG